From a single Amphiprion ocellaris isolate individual 3 ecotype Okinawa chromosome 18, ASM2253959v1, whole genome shotgun sequence genomic region:
- the zgc:174164 gene encoding disintegrin and metalloproteinase domain-containing protein 9 — protein sequence MVRKYILFVVFLQCFISGIDNKDVFNGITSKLSKYSIVNPQVIHRSTRSIHSTAQSEEKQRDETISYALNINNKKHVLHLKRNRDFLHPKFVQYSRDAAGSYNTSYPRPHVHCYYHGEVEGYENSVVALSTCSGLRGVILLGNETFGLEPAPQSATNEHLLYLLKDIRSEPVTCGVVSEAQSTPSHEPFEPGQSLTSLLRRKRNLPQTSYVELVLVVDNLRYNFKQQNETAVHEEMVEMANLLDGYYKQLNIRVVLVGLEIFTDSNPFSVDGSAGEVLGRFVRWRKTTLVPRLRHDLGQLIVGQPRAYEGGVLGMAFVGTVCSVTTSGGINVYSDNNLAFISTVVAHEMGHNLGMNHDNSRCNCNGNSCIMGASATGSTTFSRCSAEDFERLVVRGGGVCLRNQPSQTDVVGIAECGNGRLEDGEQCDCGQPEECDNQCCDPATCTFTRGSTCAQGGCCNNCQIQVAGTPCRESVNTCDLPEFCKGNSPFCPNDYYVMDGLPCENNAAYCYEGRCQTYDYQCRHLFAPDPARKAADICFSHANVIGDKFGNCGITSTGNYIKCTVANAMCGKVQCTDVDLWNPPDGATIGIQIVEGSSCVNADFNLGTDVLDPAYVNPGSPCDKGKTCLDFQCVNASALLPNLDCEAQTTCNGRGVCNDQGNCHCDNGWAPPNCDRSGQGGSIDSGPVQIDYSLRNGLLIFFLLSVPVLVLIILAMLYIYRRDSLEPCLKQRSHKSRNARNVNAQPNHNVQTDVTTHPPVRVPPVRPGNPPATSAPSSDFRYGELDYWNTNKVPVQSPAPTQGPGVPKPIPPRQKQV from the exons ATGGTCAGAAAATACATCCTATTCgttgttttcttgcagtgtTTTATTTCTGGGATTGACAACAAAG ATGTATTCAATGGGATTACATCAAAACTTTCCAAGTACTCAATTGTAAATCCCCAGGTGATTCACAGAAGTACAAGGAGCATCCACAGCACGGCACAATCAGAGGAG AAACAGAGAGATGAGACAATATCGTACGCActcaacataaacaacaaaaaacatgtccTTCATCTAAAAAGGAACAG AGACTTCTTACACCCCAAATTTGTCCAATATTCACGTGACGCAGCTGGTAGCTACAACACATCATATCCAAGACCTCAT GTGCATTGCTATTACCACGGAGAGGTTGAAGGATATGAAAATTCAGTGGTAGCACTCAGCACCTGCTCTGGCCTCAG GGGTGTGATCCTCCTCGGAAATGAGACGTTTGGACTTGAGCCTGCACCACAGTCTGCCACTAATGAGCATCTTCTGTACCTGCTGAAGGACATTCGGTCCGAGCCCGTCACCTGCGGGGTCGTCAGTGAGGCCCAGTCAACGCCGAGCCACGAACCCTTTGAACCCGGCCAATCGCTGACTTCTCTGCTACGG AGGAAGCGAAACTTACCACAAACCAGTTATGTGGAGCTGGTGCTGGTTGTCGATAATCTCAGG TACAAtttcaaacaacaaaatgagacagcGGTACATGAGGAGATGGTGGAGATGGCTAACCTACTGGATGGG TACTACAAACAGCTGAATATCCGCGTTGTGTTAGTGGGCCTGGAGATTTTTACGGATAGTAACCCCTTCAGTGTGGACGGCTCTGCAGGAGAGGTGCTGGGAAGGTTTGTTAGGTGGAGGAAGACGACTCTGGTACCAAGACTCAGACATGACCTTGGTCAGCTCATTGT TGGTCAACCCCGGGCGTACGAAGGAGGCGTGTTAGGTATGGCCTTCGTTGGAACGGTCTGCTCTGTAACGACCAGTGGAGGGATCAACGTG taCAGTGACAACAACTTGGCCTTTATCTCCACTGTGGTGGCCCATGAGATGGGCCACAATCTGGGCATGAATCACGATAATTCGCGCTGCAACTGCAATGGAAACAGCTGCATCATGGGAGCGAGTGCAAC TGGTTCCACTACTTTCAGCCGCTGCAGTGCAGAAGACTTTGAGAGGTTGGTTGTCCGTGGAGGAGGTGTGTGTTTGAGGAATCAGCCTTCCCAGACAGATGTCGTCGGTATTGCTGAATGTGGCAATGGCCGACTGGAGGACGGAGAGCAGTGTGACTGTGGCCAACCAGAG GAATGCGATAATCAATGCTGTGATCCTGCCACATGTACATTCACACGTGGGTCCACTTGTGCTCAGGGAGGCTGCTGCAACAACTGTCAG ATCCAGGTTGCTGGAACGCCATGCAGAGAGTCTGTCAACACCTGTGATCTTCCTGAATTCTGTAAAGGCAACAGTCCATTTTGTCCCAATGACTACTATGTCATGGATGGCCTGCCCTGTGAAAACAATGCTGCATACTGCTATGAAGGCCGCTGCCAGACATACGATTACCAGTGCAGACATCTATTCGCACCAG ATCCTGCAAGAAAGGCAGCGGatatttgtttttcacatgCAAATGTCATAGGAGACAAATTTGGGAACTGTGGAATCACCAGCACAGGAAACTACATAAAATGCACTGTAGC AAATGCCATGTGTGGGAAGGTGCAGTGCACGGATGTGGACTTGTGGAACCCTCCTGATGGTGCCACAATCGGCATCCAAATAGTTGAAGGGTCAAGTTGTGTCAATGCAGACTTCAACCTTGGCACAGATGTGCTTGATCCTGCCTACGTCAACCCTGGCAGCCCTTGTGACAAAGGAAAG aCCTGTTTGGACTTTCAGTGCGTGAACGCTTCTGCTCTGCTGCCCAACTTAGATTGTGAGGCTCAAACCACCTGCAATGGCCGAGGG GTATGTAATGACCAAGGCAACTGCCACTGTGATAATGGGTGGGCACCACCTAACTGTGACAGATCGGGGCAAGGTGGCAGCATAGACAGTGGTCCTGTTCAGATAG ACTACTCCCTCAGAAACGGCCTGTTGATCTTCTTCCTGTTGTCGGTTCCTGTTCTGGTTCTCATCATTCTGGCGATGCTCTACATCTATAGGAGAGATTCCCTGGAGCCCTGCCTAAAACAACGAAGCCATAA GTCACGAAATGCTCGAAATGTAAATGCACAGCCAAACCACAATGTTCAAACAGACGTCACAACCCATCCTCCAGTACGGGTCCCTCCTGTTAGG CCTGGAAATCCACCAGCTACCTCAGCTCCAAGTTCTGA TTTCAGGTACGGAGAACTGGACTACTGGAACACAAACAAGGTCCCTGTGCAATCACCAGCTCCTACGCAAGGCCCCGGGGTGCCCAAACCAATCCCtccaagacaaaaacaagtgtGA